The DNA region GACCCCTGCGGTGATCGACACTCCTCACTCGCGGGAGAGCCCTTCCCGGTGTCGTGGTGTGATACCTACTTGCGGCGCCGGAAGGGATTCCAGCGGCCTGCGTCCCCCGTCTCCGGCCCGGTGGGTTTGGCCGTCACCAGAGGAGTCGGAACATGACGTCCCACCTGCCTCACGGGCGTCGAATCGGCGGTGCCCAGGGCTGCGGTGTCCTCCTCCGCGAGGTTTTCCCCGAGGGCCGCCAGTAGGGCGCGGTGGATGTCCGCCGCCGTGGGCCGGTCAGCGGGACGCTTGGCGAGCGCGAGTTCACCGAGGCGGGCGACAGCGGGCGGAAGCTCGGGGCGCAGGGAGAGCAGCGGCGGCGCGAAACGGTTGAGGTGCGCCGCCATCAGCTCCTCGTAGGAGTCCCCGGCAAAAGGTCGCCGCCCGCCCAGCAGTTCGTAGGCGAGCACGCCGAAGCTGTAGACGTCGCTGGCGCCACCCGCGCTCTCGCCCCTGTACACTTCCGGGGCCATGTAGTAGGGGCTGCCGCTCGCCCGGCCCCCCTGCGCCGTGAAGTAGGCACTTCCCAGGTCCCCGAGCGCCGCCCGCCCCTCCTGGACATACACGTTCTGCCGCTTCACGTCCTGATGCACGGCGCCCAGCCCATGAAGGTAGGTGAGGGCCGAGGCGACGTCCGCCAGCACCCGCAGCGCGGCGTCGAGGGGAAGCGAACATGGGGCGAGTCGCTTCAGCACGTCGCAGAGGGAGCCTTCCGGGAAGTACTGCACCGCCAGGAACGCCTGCGGGCCGAAGGGCGTGCCCGCGAACCCCCGCACGATCTGCGGATGCCGCACCTGGAGAGTCAGCCGGACCTCGTTGCCGAACCGCTCGGCGGCCTCGCGCCCGGCCAGCGTCCGCTCGTGCGGCACCTTGAGGGCCACCTCCCGGTCCTGGGAGTTCCGCGCGAGGTACACGAGGGAGGTGTCCCCGCGTCCCAGGAGGTGCAGCAGGGTGTAGCCGGGAATGGAGCGGTCGGAAGTCATGGGGAAGGCCTTTTCAGCAGTTTAGGAGCGAGTTGTCACGCAACTCTGTCGAAGCGCCCGGGGACGTTTGCGGCGTGCCGTCACGACCTCCAACAACGCGGGGGAGGGAGCTACCTGAACGGCTTCCCTCCCCAGGTGGACGAGACGGCTACTCCTCGTCCCCGCCCTCTTCCACGGCGCGTTTCCCGGCCAGCCACTCCAGGCCCGCCCACATCAGGTCGTCGAGGTCACCGTCGAGCACCCCGTCGGGGTTGTGCTTCATGACCCCCGTGCGGTGGTCCTTGACGTACTGCTTGTCGAGGACGTACGAGCGGATCTGCGACCCCCACTCGATCTTCTTCTGCTCGCCGCGCGCCTTGGCCTCCTCCTCCTCGCGCTTTCGCATCTCGATGTCGTAGAGGCGCTGCTTGAGGATTTGCAGGGCGATCTCGTGGTTCTTGATCTGCGAGCGCGTCTGCTGCGACGCCACGGCGATGCCGGTCGGAAGGTGGGTCAGACGCACCGCCGAGTCGGTGGTGTTCACGCCCTGCCCGCCCGCTCCCTGCGAGCGGAACACGTCCCGGCGCAGGTCGGAGTCGGGGATGTGGATGTTGATCTCCTCCTCCGGCACCTCCGGCACCACGTCCACCGAGGCAAACGAGGTGTGGCGGCGGTTGTTGGCGTCGAAGGGCGAGACCCGCACGAGGCGGTGGACCCCGTGCTCGGGCGCCATCATGCCGTAGGCCTTTTCGCCGCGAATGATGAATTCGGCACTCATCACCCCCGCCTGCTCACCGTCCTGCTGGTCGAGGAGGTCCACCTTGTACCCGTGCCGCTCGGCCCAGCGCATGTACATCCGAGTGAGCATCCCCGCCCAGTCCTGCGACTCGGTGCCGCCCGCCCCGCTCTTGACTCGCACGATGGCGGGCGCCTCGGCGTGCTTCATGGTGAAAAGCGTCTCGCGGTACAGATCGTCCACCCGCGCCTGGATGTTCTCCTGCTCCTCGGCGAGCAGTTGGCGTTCCTCGTCGCTGGCGATCTCCAGCATCTCGGCTAGGCCGCTCGCGTCCGACTGGAGCCCCCGGTAGCCGTCCACCACCCGGCGCAGGGTCCCGGCCTCCTGGGTGACCTGCCGGGCGCGGCCCGTGTTGTTCCAGAGGGCAGGGTCGCTCAGTTCCCGGTCGAGTTCGTTCAGTCTGCGCGTCTTGCCGGGAATGTCAAAGGTACTCCCGGAGCGACGCCAGTTTTTCCAGCAATTCCTGCATAGGGCGTGCCTCCCTTCCGCGCTGCTCCCGTTGGTCGGGGCGCGGGCTTCTGCCGCTCAGGAGTATAGGCGAGCGTCCTGTGGGTGAAGGAACCGTCTCTCCCAATGACCCTCTTTTGGTCTGAGCGCGAGGCTCGTGGAGGGGTGTTGACAAACTCGGGGGAAGCCAGTATCTTTTCTGAGCCTCAAGCGAGGCGAGCAGCATGACAGGTGAAGAGAAGCGAGAGCAGGGCCACCCGACAGGGTGGTGCACGCGGTTCCTCCCCCGAGGAACTCCAGACGTGTGACGAGCCTACGGGCTCGAAGCCAAGCGCAAGCTTGGGTCAACACCATCAACATGTCTCGAAGGAGACTTGCTGAACCATTTAATGGAGAGTTTGATCCTGGCTCAGGGTGAACGCTGGCGGCGTGCTTAAGACATGCAAGTCGAACGCAGTCCCCTCGGGGACTGAGTGGCGCACGGGTGAGTAACGCGTAACTGACCTGCCCCCAAGTCGCGGATAACTGGTCGAAAGATCAGCTAAGACGTGATGTGCTGCACCGCTGTGGCGGTGCAGTAAAGCCTGTGAGTGCTTGGGGATGGGGTTGCGTTTCATCAGCTAGATGGTGGGGTAAAGGCCTACCATGGCGACGACGAATAGCCGGCCTGAGAGGGTGGCCGGCCACAGGGGCACTGAGACACGGGCCCCACTCCTACGGGAGGCAGCAGTTAGGAATCTTCCCCAATGGGCGCAAGCCTGAGGGAGCGACGCCGCGTGAGGGATGAAGGTCCTCGGATCGTAAACCTCTGAACCCACGACGAAAGGCCCCGACAAGGGGAGATGACGGTAGTGGGGTAATAGCACCGGCTAACTCCGTGCCAGCAGCCGCGGTAATACGGAGGGTGCAAGCGTTACCCGGAATCACTGGGCGTAAAGGGCGTGTAGGCGGACCTGTAAGTCCGGCTTTGAAGACTGGGGCTTAACCCCAGGAATGGGCTGGGTACTGCGGGTCTGGACCTCTGGAGAGAGAACTGGAATTCCTGGTGTAGCGGTGGAATGCGTAGATACCAGGAGGAACACCAACGGCGAAGGCAGGTTCTTGGACAGAAGGTGACGCTGAGGCGCGAAAGTGTGGGGAGCGAACCGGATTAGATACCCGGGTAGTCCACACCCTAAACGATGCACGTTGGTCAACGGCGGGATGCCGCCGTTGACGAAGCTAACGCGATAAACGTGCCGCCTGGGAAGTACGGCCGCAAGGTTGAAACTCAAAGGAATTGACGGGGGCCCGCACAAGCGGTGGAGCATGTGGTTTAATTCGAAGCAACGCGAAGAACCTTACCAGGTCTTGACATCCTAAGAACCCTCCTGAAAGGGAGGGGTGCCCTTCGGGGAGCTTAGAGACAGGTGCTGCATGGCTGTCGTCAGCTCGTGTCGTGAGATGTTGGGTTAAGTCCCGCAACGAGCGCAACCCTTACCGGGTGTTACTAACGGTTCGGCCGAGGACTCACCAGGGACTGCCTGTGAAAGCAGGAGGAAGGCGGGGATGACGTCTAGTCAGCATGGTCCTTACGACCTGGGCGACACACGTGCTACAATGACCAGAACAACGCGCCGCCAACTTGCGAGAGTGAGCGAATCGCTGAAAACTGGTCCCAGTTCAGATCGGAGTCTGCAACTCGACTCCGTGAAGGTGGAATCGCTAGTAATCGCGGGTCAGCATACCGCGGTGAATACGTTCCCGGGCCTTGTACACACCGCCCGTCACACCATGGGAGTACGTCGCAGCTAAAACCACCGGGAGCTGAAAGGCAGGTGTCTAGGTTGTGGCGCATGACTGGGGTGAAGTCGTAACAAGGTAACTGTACCGGAAGGTGCGGTTGGATCACCTCCTTTCTACAGCGCTCCGCTTCCCTCTTCACCCCGCTGCCCTGACACCCCCCACCTCACGTGGGGGGTGTGCGCTTTTGCCTCACCTCAACTGCTCACCCTAACTGGGCGTCTCGTTCCACGCGTGGTCCAGAAACTGCCGCACGTCCCGCGTGTAGGTATCCTCCTCCAGGCCGCGCACCTCCTGCTCCAGGAGCCGGATGGCGCGCCGGAATGCTTGGCGGTCGAGATCGGGCAGGCCACGCTCGATATTCCAACGGCGCAGCTCGCAGGTCAGAGTGGCGAGTTCGTAGGGGTCGCCGCTCACCAGGATTTCGGTGACGCGGCGGTGACGGGCGGCCCACTGACGCGGGAGGTTCAGGTCCATGCTGGTCTGGAGGCGACAGAGCAGGTCCGGCATGTCCTGGGTGGTCAGGGCCGCCCGCATCCCGGTGCTGAGCGGGTCGTTGACGGGCACGTAGGCGCGGCTGGCGGTGTTCGGGAACTCCACCTGATAGTAGGCGTGCGTCTCTCCCGCCACCGGGCGCTGGCAGGTGCCGCTGACGACGCCGATTCCGTAGGGCGGAAGGACGACGCGATCTCCGATCCGAAATGCTGGGCTCTTCACCGAGGTCACCTCTCGTGGTGCTGGGCTGTGGTTTCTGGAACTGAAGACGCGCAGCCGCTCCTGCGAGTCCTACCGAACATCGTCCCACGGGCGGCGTGGGGCCGCGCCTTCCCCACACGCCTTCTGAGCACCGAAACGTCTTCGGCCCAGCACGCGGCCGGGCCGAACATTTGTTCAGGAAGGCAGTGGGGTCAGCGGCGAAGCTTGCGCGGTCCACAGGGCGCAGGCAACAGTCTGGGTCCGCATGATTCTCACCTTACCAGCCCTTGATGAGAGATAGGTCACAATGGCCTGCTCGCCCTCCGGGAGGGGTGTTGGAGGATCTGGGGAATCTCAGGAGACCTTGCGTTCGGGGGGGACCAGCAGACCGAGCAGGCCGTCCAGGCTGAGGGCCAGGAGCGCGGCGAGGAGGGCGCCCGCCATCACCAGACCGGTGTTTTGCTGCGAGAGGCCGTCGATGATAGGGCGGCCCAGCCCACCCGCGCCGAGGGCGGCGCCCACCGTCGCCGTTCCGACGTTGTAGACGGTGGCGGTGCGGATCCCCGACAGGAGGACGGGGCGGGCCAGCGGCAACTCGACGCGCAGGAGGCGCTGCCCCGCCGTCATGCCCATGCCGCGCGCCGCGTCGATGACCCCCCGGTCCACCGCGAGCAGGCCTGCAACACCGCTGCTGACGACAGGCACCAGGCCGTAGACGATCAGCCCGAACAGGGTGGGCGCCCAGCCGAAGCCGAGGGCGGGCACGGCGAGCGCGAGGACGGCGAGGGTAGGCACGGTCTGCCCCAGGCCCACCAGCGTCTCCGTGAGCAGGCGCAGGGCCCCCCACCCGGGCCGGGTGACGGCGACGGCGAGCGGCACCCCCAGTCCCACGACGATTCCCGTGGCGAGCCCGACGAGCCCCAGGTGGGTGAGGGTGAGCTGCCAGGGCGGCGGGTCGAGGGTGATTGCCACGCCCGGAAAGAGGGGGCGCAGCAGCCCCGGCAGAACCCCGGGCAGGAGGCACACGGCGAGCAGTGCGGGCCATACGATCACCCCCCAGGGGAGGCGCCGGGCCAGGCGGGTGGTGGGAGTGGTGGCGGTCACTCGCCCTCCCCGACGCGCAGGTCCCGGACACGCAGAACACCGAGGAGCCCGCCCGGCCCGGTCACGGCGAGGGCGTCCGACCCCTCGCGCAGCAGAACGCCCAGGGCGCTGCGGGCATCGAGCGAGCTCTCCACCTGCGGCAGCCCGGTGGGGTCGCCGGGCCGCGCGAATTCGGCGGCGGTTCGGCCCGCGAGCGCACGCAGGGGGGCGTCCTCCCCCAGGAATTCGCGGACGAAGGGGTGGGCGGGGCGACGCAGCAGCTCGCCGGGCGGACCGAACTGCACCAGGGACCCCGCCCGCATCAGGGCCAGGCGGTCACCCAGGCGCAGGGCCTCGTCGATGTCGTGGGTGACGAGCACGACCGTCTTGCGCAGCCGCCGTTGGATGTCGCGGAAGGCCCCCTGCAACCGCTCGCGGGCGAGGGGGTCGAGCGCGCCGAAGGGCTCGTCCATCAGCAGGACGGGGGGGTCGGCGGCGAGCGCCCGCGCCACGCCCACCCGCTGCGCCTGGCCGCCGGAGAGTTCCCCGGGCCGCTTGTCGCGGTACGCGGCGGGGTCGAGCCCGACGAGCGCGAGCAGTTCGTCCACCCGTTCCCTCACCCGCCGCCGGTCCCAGCCCAGCAGCTCGGGCACGGTCGCCACGTTCCCCGCGACGCTCAGGTGCGGAAAGAGGCCGACCTGCTGGATCACGTACCCGATGCCCCGGCGTAACTGATCCGGGGGCAGGCTCCGCGTGTCACGTCCGCCGAGCAGAATCCGCCCCCCGTCCGGCTCGGTGAGGCGGTTGATCATCCGCAGGGTGGTGGTCTTTCCGCAGCCCGAGGGGCCGAGGAGCGCCGTGACCTCTCCCTCCGCGAAGGTGAGGGTGAGGTCGCGCACGGCGTACGTGGCGCCGTACCGTTTCTCCAGCCCGTGCAGCTCGATCACGCGCGGTCCCCCGGGGTGACCCGCCTCAGCCCGCGACCCAGCAGGGCCTCCAGCCCGCGCAGGGCTGCGTCCACGGCCACCGCGAGGAGCGCGGCGGGCACCGCGCCGAGCAGGATCAGGTCGGCGGCCCCGCTCTGAAGTCCCTTGAAGATATAGGTGCCCAGCCCACCCGCGCCGATCAGGGCGGCGACGGCGGCCACCCCCACGAGCAGCACCGCCGCCTGCCGCACGCCGCTGAGCCACACGGGGAGCGCGAGCGGCAGCCTCACCCGCCAGAAGACCTGGGAGGTGGTCATGCCCATCCCGCGCGCGGCGTCCACCACGTCGGGCGGGACCCCGTGCAGCCCCACCACCCCGCCGCGCAGCACAGGCAGCAGCGCGTACAGGGTCATCGCGCTCAGGGCGGGGGCCACCCCGATGCCCCGCACCCCCAGGTCGCGCAGGGCGGGCAGGGCGTTCGAGAGGGCCGAGAGCGGGGCGATCAGCAGCCCCAGCAGAGCGAGGCTGGGAATGGTCTGTACCGCGCCCGTCAGGCCGAGCAGCACGGCCGCCACCCGCTCACGCCCGCTGGCCCACACGGCCAGCGGCGCCCCCAGCCCCACGGCGAGGCCGAGCGCGCCCCCCACCAGCCGCAGGTGCGCCGCGAGTTCCTGCCCCCAGCGCGGGCCCTCCCCCCGCCCCTCGACGATCACCGACCAGGCCGAGAGGTGCCCGCCCAGCCCCAGGGCGAGGACGGCGGGCAGCCACGCCCACGTGAGGAGCCGCGCGCCGGGGGCAGGGGCGACCAGCCGCGCCCCGTACACGGCGATCCCCGCTCCCAGCAGGAAGAGCCACATCCCGCTCGCCGCGCTCGCCCGCGCGAAGTCGGCCTGACCGGCGATGGCCGCGCGGGTCTGCTCGCCCAGCACCCAGACGGCGGCCACGGGGGCGAGCGCGGCGAGCGGCGGAGTCAGGCGGGGGCGCAGCAGGGCGCCGAGCAGGGGCAACGCGGCGAGGCCCAGCAGCGCCAGGGTGAGCGCGGGGGGCAGCCGCAGGTACTCCCCGGGCGCGAGGCGGTTCGGGCGCAGGAGCACCCACGGAAGCAGCGCCCCTACCACCATCGGGAGGGCCGCGAGGACGAACACCGCGCGCACGTCCCCCGGCACGCCGCTCCAGGAGGAGGGGGCGGAAGCCGCGCTGGCCCCCGCCCCCTTCCTTCCCGGGGAGATCACGCCCTCACCCCGGGCTTGTCCCACCGGGGAAAGAAGCCGGGGAAAAAGCAGAGGGGACTGTTTCCAGAAGGGTTCCGTTCGGGCAGAACGGGCGCGTAAAGTTGAGCCAGCAGCACCGCGTCCCCTTCCGCTCTGGTGCTTCCCCGTTGGGCGCGCGAAGCCTCCCTGCTCAAAAGGGCGAGCATGTCACTTGATCAGCCCCTGGCCCTGAAGGTAAGTCCGCGCGACCTCCTGGGCCGTGCGGCCTTCGAGGGCCACCTGGGCGTTGAGGCGCTGGAGGGTCGCCTGGGTCAGGGTGGCGAAGGTCTTGTTCAGGAGGGCCTCGACCTGCGGGTACGCCTTCAGGGTGGCGGTGCGGATGAGCGGCGCGGGCTGGTAGACGGCCTGGGCGCCCCGGGGGTCTTTGAGGGCCACCAACTTCAACGCCGCGAGGCTGCCGTCGGTGCCGTAGGCCATCGCCGCGTTGACGCCGCTCGTGCCGCTCGCCGCCGCCTGCTGCGTCTGGGGAGGCGTCGCGCCCGCGAGCACGAGCTTCTGGTCGTTCCTGAGCTTGAAGCCGTATGCGGCCTCGAAGGCGGGCATGGTGTCGGGGCGGTTGAAAAACTCCGGGCTGCCCGCAATCTTGAACCGCCCGCCGCCCTTCAGATAACGGGCGAGGTCGGCCACGCTGCTCAGCTTCTGCGCCGCCGCAAGCGACCCCGGCACGGCGATCACCCAGGTGTTGTTCACGTTCGCGGGCCGGAGCCAGGTGATGCCGTTCCCCGCGTCGAGCCGCCGGGCCAGCGCGTAGATCACGCCCGGGTCGCCCGCCTGCTTGGCCCCGATCTTCGCCTCCGGGAAGAGGTACACCGCGTTGCCGGTGTACTCGGGGTACACGTCGATCTCGCCCGCCAGGATCGCCTTGCGGTTCACGCCCGTGTCACCGAGGTTGGTGCGGTCAGTCACCTCCAGCCCCGCATTCTTCAGGGTGAGCACGATCATCTGCCCGAGAATCTGCGCCTCGGGGTCGAGTTTGCTTCCCACGACGATGGGCCGGGCGGCGGCGCTCCCGATCAGCGCGGCCAGGGTCAGCGAGAGGACAGTCTTCATGGTGAGCCTCCGATGCGGCCTACCGTAGACGCCCCCCGGGGTGAGGCACGTGAGTCGGCTTACAAAGCGCGGCAGTAGGGAGGCGGGTCCCCGACCTGTCCGGGGGGCCCGCCTGGGGAGGAGGCGCCTAGAACGAGCCCTTGAGGGTCGTGGCGATCTTGAAGCGGATCTTGCGGCCCGCCGGAATCGTGATGCGCTCGCTTGTGCCGGGGCGCACCCCCTGGCGCTCGGCGGTCCGGGTCACGCTGAGGGTGCCCAGCCCCGGCAGCCCGACGCTCTTGCCCTCGCGCAGGGCGTCCACGACCACGCCCAGCAGGGACGCGACTGCCTGGCCCGCCTGCTTCTTGCTCAGGCTGGTCTGGTCGGCCACCATCTCGATAATCTGCGTCTTGGCGACCTTACCGCCCCCGTTGCTGCCCGTCCCGCCCTCGGCTCCGGCGGCCTCACCCTCGGCGGCCTTCTTGCTGCTGTTCCTTGCCATCGACATCCTCCAAGACAGTGGATTTGAGCGGCTCGAATGCACAGTAACACACATTTGAGGATGTGCAAGTCCAAAAACGCGCGCCAGATGCCGTTTTACCGGGTCAAGTCGATGTTCCCGCGAGGACAAAGGAGCGTCGGCGCCTGGTCGCAGAGTCGCGTGAGGGGACGGAGTTGTTCACAGCATCGTGAGGAGAACCACCCGACCTCAGAACGTGTCTGAACAGCCTCCTGATGGGGAGTGGAGCGCGCTGGGAGAGCGTTTGGGTTCCCCCCGTCTCCTGCGGAGCCGTCCCAGTCCCCCACAAGCGGAGAGGGGCAAAAAGACAGTCCCGATCTTGTCGAGGAGAAACGCTGCCGCCCTTTTCAAACACTCTCAGAGGGGAAGAGCTTCTCTTTCGGCCCGCAGCCCGATCACCCGCACCGCGCCGGAAAGCGCGTCGAAGGTCCACAGCCGTCCGCGCAGGGGCTCGCCGACGCCACCGAGCACCTTGAGGGCTTCCAGGGCCATCATGCTCCCGACCACGTTGGGCACGGGGCCCAGCACGCCCGCCTCCTCGCACGACTCGGCCTCGCCGGGGTCGGGGAACACGTCGCGCAGGCCGAGCCCGGGGCCGAACAGGCTCACCATGCCGCTCGTGCCGCTCGCCGCGCCCCACACCCACTCGCGCCCGGCCCGCGTGCAGGCGTCCGCGAGGGTGTAGCGCGCCCCGAAGTTGTCGGTGGCGTCCACGACGAGGTTTGATGGCGCGACCAGCCCGCCCACGTTCTCTCCCGTCAGGAAGGGGGCCGTCTCCACCCGCACGAAAGGGTTGATCGCCTGCGCCCGCGCCGCCGCGACCTCGGCCTTGGGCCGCCCCACGTCCGCCGCCGTGTAGAGGGTCTGGCGGTGCAGGTTGCTGGCGTCCACCGTGTCCCCGTCGGCGATCACGAGCCGCCCGACGCCCGCTCCGGCGAGCTGCGCGACGACCGGCCCACCCAGTCCCCCCGCCCCCACCACGAGGACCGAGGCCGAGCGCAGCCGCTCCTGGGCGCCCGCGCCCTGCCACTCGGGCACGATGAGCTGGCGCGAGTACCGCCGCAGTTCAGGGCGGGAGAGGCGGGGGAGGCCGGGCTCGGTCATGGGGGAAGTCTAGGGGAAGGGCCCACTCCCCACCGCCGCGCGGGGAACCTTCGGGGCGGGGCCTCCCCCACGCGTCCTAGAATGCGCGCTGACATGCTGCTCCTGGTCGCCCTGGCGTCTTTCCTGCTCGGCTCGCTCGTGGCGGGCGTGCTGTACTCCCGCGCGCTCGGGACCGACATCCGCGAGCGCGACCTGCCCGGCGCGAGCGGCACGTACCGCCAGCACGGCCTGGCGGCGGCGCTGGGGGTGACCGCTTTCGACATGGCGAAGGGCGCCGCCGCCGTGCTCCTCGCCCGCGCGCTGACCCCGGACTTCACCTGGGTGGCGACCCTGGGCGTGGTGCTCGGCCACTGCTACCCGGCCTTCTTCCGCTTCCGGGGGGGTGGGGGGATCGCGCCGCTGATGGGGGCGCTCCTCGTGACCGGGCCGCTCACCCTCTTCGGGATGCTGGCGTTCGGGCTGGCGGTCATGGTGCCGTACAAGGCCACCCTGCAAAAGCGGCTGGGGCTGAACGCCGTGCCCTTCGCCACCGCCCTCGCGGTGCCGGTCGGTCTGCTCCTGGCCGCGCGCTTCGGGGGCCTGCCCGACCTGCTCGCCGGGGGGGCGGCGATGGCCGTGCGCGCCGTGCACCTCCTCGCCTTTTCGGAGCGGCGCCCGGCGTGACGCGCGGGTCCCGGGCGCTGACGGCCTTGTCCCTGCTCGCCCTGACGGCGGGCGCGGCGGGGGCCGACGCCGTGCTGGAGGGCCGCACCTTGCGCTTCGAGGACGGGGCGCGGCTGCTGTGGTCGCGCACGTACCCGGACGAACTGGGCGAGTTGACCGGACCCGTGACGCTGGGGGAGAGCACCTACCTGGGCGTGGGCCCGGTGGTGTACGCGCTGGGGGGGCGGGGACAGGTCCGGGCCCGCTACGACCTGCCCGGGGAGGTGACGGCCCTCGACGCGGGCGGCGGCACCCTGCGGGTGAGTACCCGGGGTGAGGACTACACCGAACGCTTCACCCTGGGAGACCCCCGGGAGGGCGGCCGGGTGCAGGAACGGGTGGTCTTTCCGCCCGACCCCGGGGTCACCGGCTGGCTGGCCCGGGCGGCGGCCCTCGTGCCGGAGGGGAACCTCGCGCGGGCGGCGGCCGAGGACCCCACCAACCCCTTCCTGGCGCTGCGCGAGGCGCGGCTGGCGGCTGGGCGGGGGGACAACTTCGCCAGCCTGAACGCGGTGCGCCGCAGCCTGGGGGGTGACCTGCCCTTTCCCGCCTGGGTGGAGCTGGCCGCCGGGCTGGACGCCGCCGGGTTTCCCGCCGCTGCCGACCTCGCGCTCGACCGCGCCCGCCGGGACGCCGCCGCGCGCGGCCTCGACCCCGAGGTCAGCGTGAGCCGCGCGGCGCTCTTCGCCTACGGGAACCCCAGCGGGTACGTGGGCACCCTGCTGGGGCAGGGGCGGCTGGGCCGGGCCGAGGCGTGGATGCGTTACCTGCGCGAGCTGCACCCCCGCTTCGAGGGCGGGCCCGCCCTGTACACCCGCTACGCCTCGCTCCTCGACGCGCAGGGCCGGGGCGGCGAGGCCGAGGAGTGGCGGCAGTTCACGCGCTCGCTGCGGGCGGGCACCCTCTATAACCTCGGGGCGGAGGGTCCCCGGGTGGTGCGCGACGCCCTGCGGCTCGTGACGCTCGCGCTGCTCGTCTCGCTCGGGGCGGCCCTGCTCACCCTCACCCTGCGGGCGTGGCGGGCCCAGGGCGAGGACACCCGCCCGCTCGGGGGCCGCTGGGCGTCGTGGGGGCGCCATCCCCTCTCGCGGGCGCGGCGGGCGGTCGTCACCTACGCCGCGTTCGGCGAGCGGCTGGGGCTGGTGGCGCTCGCCGCCGGGCTGCTGACCGCCCTCGCCGGGTGGCAGTGGGCGAACACGACCGCCGCCCGGCTGCGCGCCCCCGCCCTGAACATCGGCACGTACGGCGGGGGCTGGTTCGCCGCCCGGCTCCAGGACCTCGACCTGCGCGCGGCACCCGACACGGCGCTCCTTTCTGGCCTCGCGGCGCAGCTCGACGGCGACGCTGCCACGGCCCGCGCCCGCTACGCCCGCGCGCCGGGCAACGCCTGCGCCCTGAACAACCTCGGGGTGATCGCGCAGGGGCGGGGCGACCTGCCGGGGGCGCGCGAGAATTGGCGCGCCGCCTTCGCCGCCCGCCCCGACCTCGCCGCCGCC from Deinococcus aetherius includes:
- a CDS encoding glycerol-3-phosphate acyltransferase produces the protein MLLLVALASFLLGSLVAGVLYSRALGTDIRERDLPGASGTYRQHGLAAALGVTAFDMAKGAAAVLLARALTPDFTWVATLGVVLGHCYPAFFRFRGGGGIAPLMGALLVTGPLTLFGMLAFGLAVMVPYKATLQKRLGLNAVPFATALAVPVGLLLAARFGGLPDLLAGGAAMAVRAVHLLAFSERRPA